ACTTACTTGctgaataattaattttttaattaattaaccaattaaattaataaattaattaataattaataataactaataaataatttaattttagatcTCACGACCTCCAtcacttgcacttctgtgatggtaCCATTCCTGCTGAAAAGTAAGATTTTGAAGCACAATAAGCTGCCTTCTATTCCACATTCTGCACACTGTTTTAACATTGTTTAACACTGTTTTAAcatgcagtcccgacctgtctccaatagcgAATGTGTGGTGTGTTTTGAAGCTcaaaatgcaacaacgaagaccTTGTACTGTTGCCCAGCTTAGAACTTGTTTACAGGAAGAATGAGACAAAAGTacccctgaaacacttcatcacctggtgtcttcagtccctaaacatgtTTTTCATGTCAAAATGAAGTAGGCTAAATTAAAACGGTAACCCAGCGTGCTTTTTAGTACTAAAATGGCCTAGTTGGACTGTTACTCGGTAAGCATCATGTGGCTTATAGCCTTAAAAGATGCAGTAAGGTGAGTTTCCAGTTTTATATTACCGTGATAGTGcgatacacagagagagagagagagagagagagagagagagagagagagagataactaACATGTACCATATTTGTACTTTTGGAGGTTTAAAGGACCTAACCCTTCTGTCATGCTTGTTTTTCTGTCAAAATGTTAAAACAGTTTGAATCATCACTCggtaaaatatatgtttaatgcaACCCTATACCCCTCGTcaaagataatttaagaaataataggCTAATAAAGAAATTAACAAGGACAAAACAAATCTACGTTTTATACCAGCCATGCAAGTgagatatataatatttatataataatgtgtGATATTTTTCAAATATGCATACATGCCCATAAGTTTTTGATCATAGGTCATAGAATTGATCATTCAGAGATTTAGTGGGctattttttgttaatatataGTTGTGTATTCATTGTCATGCCAACATAAACTGAAATTGATCTATCCATCAGGAATTATTGTgtggtaaaaaaattaaatgctgcAGTCCAGCCGTCACTTGTTCTGGAGCCGGGCCCATTCACAATTAGTGTTACTGTTGCTGTATAATGagtttaaatgtctaaaaattagGCCACGTAAAAAATATGCCAGACGTCACCTTGACTAGCTGGTCAAACTAGTCTAACAGCAGGGAAGTGATTGTCAGAAGGCATCGGACAAACCAAGATGACATTACCTTACGATGCTCTTGATTTTTTAAACAGAGGTAagtctttgaatttatttttctgatGATTTAAACTGCATGAaacaaatacactgcaaaaataatgATGATCATAATAAAATCTACTCATTTCACTTGTTCAGATCAAAGATCAATATATGTGTCTATGTATGTCAGTTTTTCTTTAACAtgaacaatgaataaaaaaagtgaataaaaaattgtattaatagattaatggaaaaattaaatgcaaaaaaaatgacaAGAATGCCAAGTTTGTTACTCATGTCTATAAATAATTGTAGTCATGACCTTATTTTAACCTAGTAAAGAAGTCTAATATATTTAATCTAGGATCTAGGTTTGACAAGGAGATAAGCCTATTTAAACACAAACTACCACCCCAGGAAATAAGGAAACAAAAAGCCTATACTTACTATGCTGTAACGCTAAAGCTCATACTCACAGATCAgatattttaaactattattatagCACAATGGCTTTGGAGAATAAAATCAGCTTCTTGCCAAGTACTGCGAATGTATGAACAAGTCATTTGTCTTTAATGCAGGTATAAAATACAACTATTAAACTCTAATAAAATGTAAGAGGAGCAAAAATATCAACGTTTATTACTAGTTCAGAAAGTTtgcaaaaatgtactttaaaaaaaactttaaaagaagAATGACCAGTTAATTTAGCTGCTATTCATTTGGAAACcagacttaaaataaaaaaaaatgaatgaataaatacgaTACTAAAACACTCAACGAGAATGACAGGTTTGTAACTTATACATCCGGTAATGCTTGTAGATACACTTTAGACtatacaattatattaaaatgataaagATATATCAGttggatatattttataaagCGGATTAGACAAGGATCAATCTTGATATTAAAATTCAAACCACCATGTAACAGGGAGGGGGGAAAAAAGGCAAATAAGGATATAAAGAGCTTATTATTTGATATAATAACACAAAGCCAAAACTCATACACCCATCTACTCTGTAAATATACTTAATAATGTACTACGATACTACAATGATTAGACTTATAATGGCCACACTacataaggtttcattagttaatgaatgtatattaactaacattaaataaaaatgaacattgcttatacagcatttattaattgtagtttaacatttaattaaaatccaAAGGTGtgcttattaacattagttaactgTTTTAACAATGAACAATGTAACGATGAACTGCATTTTAATAAACTAAGATTAACAATTGagaataaatgctgtaataaatgtcaTTGTTTGctgataaatacattaactaatggcaccttattgtaaagtgttacccttataatatatacaaccccaaatcagaaaacatTGGGACGGTATGGaaaagtgatttccaaatttactttgacttgtattttattgcagacaatatgaacaaaatatgcaatgttttgtctggtcaacttcatatcatgtgtaaatatacatgctttcctgtcattcagacctgcaacaccaaaaaaagttgggacaggagcagtttagggctagttaTCAAGTAAACaagttaaataatgatgtgatttgaaacaggtgatgtcaacaggtgattgtaattatgatttgtacaaaggcagcatccaagaaaggtctagtcctttaggaccgaagatgggccgaggatcgccagtttgccaacaaatacgtgagaaaattattaaaatgtttaaaagtctTCCTAAAAGAAAGAtaggaaaacatttggatattttcccttcaacagtgcataacaggattaaaagaataaaagatctggaggaatttcagtgcgtaaagaaGAAGGGCAAAAGCcaaagctgaacaaccgtgatcttcgatccctcaggtggcactgcatcaataatactcattcatctataagcgatatcaacACATGGGTTCAGGACTACTTTggtaaacctttgtcaagtacgaCAATACGgcgttacatccacaaatgccagtgaaaactgtacactctcagaaataaaggtacaggagctgtcactggggcagtacctttttaaaaggtacatatttgtacctgaagggtccataatggtacctcaaaggtactttttaggtacatttggacaCTGATATGCACCTtcgaggtaccactgtggaccctttgggtacaaatatgtatcttttgaaaaggtactgccccagtgacagctcctgtacctttatttctgagagtgtactgtgccaaaagaaagccctatgttaacaatgtCCAGAAGCGCAGTCAACTTCTCttggctcggaggcatctggaatccaccatcacacagtggagtCGTTTACTGGGGTCAGATAAATCagtatttcatgtattttttggGAGACGTGGACAATGTGTGCTCCGGGCCAAAGAAGAGAAGGATCATCCAGAcagttaccagcaacaagtccaaaagccagagtctgtcatggtctggggttgtgtcagtgcccttgataacttgcatttctgtgatggcaccattaatactgaaaagtacacagagattttggagcacaatatactGCCTTTTTTCCAGGGACACCAATGCATATTTCAATAAGACagtgcaaaaccacattctgcacacattacaaagtcctggctgcagaggaagaggatactgGTACCtcactggcctgtctgcagtcccgacctgtctccaatagagaatgtgtggcacattttaaaGCGCAAAATGCAACGACAAAGACCCAGTACTGTTGCCcaacttaagacttgtttgcaggaagaatgggacaacgtacacctgaaacacttcatcaccgGGTTCTTCAGTCCCTTAACGTATTTTaagtgaaaaggaatggcaacattacaaagtggtaaatgcttcactatTCCAACCTTTTCGAAATGTGttacaagaaccaaaattggaataagtgtttgtttatttatttaaaaaaaatgaggaACACAATAAATACTATTTGTTGTATTGTCCTCAATGAAATAcatgtcaaagtaaatttagaaatcactagtttttttatttgcattttccattttGTCCTGACTtcttctgatttggggttgtatgtaatgtatgtatatacagttttaTTAATTTGACAATATTTTATTCTGCCTTCTTCCCTGCAACAGTGATGGATAAAATAACGCTAACACCTCCAACCAAAACCACTCAGAAGGTAATCATTGCCATATTCATGTTGTTATCTTTTGTATGTATATTCTCTGTCTACTACAATCCAAACACAACCTTTTTCAAATTCCCTGCTGTGGACGTCCATACAAACAGCAGCTGTACAGAAACTTGCCTCAATGTTTTGAAGATGCAGAACTACGAATGCATTATTAAATACCCCTCAGACAATCCATCGACAACACCAGCGCTAAATCCTGCACAGGCTGCTGCCAAAAAAGACGATCAAGAAACCATCCTGTTGATCTGGGTGTATCCTTTCGGAGCACGTTTTGACTTGGGTGTGTGCGGTTCACAGTACAACATCCACGGCTGTCATTTAACAGACGACAGAAGTCTGATCCAGCAAGCACATGGAGTTATGTTTCACCACAAAGATCTGAGTGCGGATTTGCCACAACCCCCTCGACCAGCTTTCCAAAAGTGGATATGGTGGAATATGGAGTCTCCGAGTAATTCCCATCCAAACAGCTTGATAAATGATCGGTTTAATCTGACGTCAAGTTTCCGCAAGGATTCAGATATTCCAGTGCCCTACGGTCGACTCATTGACGCCACGGATGAACAGAAAAACTTCACTATCCCCAAAAAGGATAAACTAGTTTGCTGGATTGTAAGTAACTTTCAAGAACACCACAAGCGTTCACAGTACTATAATGAGTTGGTGAAACACATTAAAGTGGAGGCCTATGGAGGGCACTTCAATAATCGAATTAATGATGAAGACTATGAAAATGTGGTGTCCAGCTGTAAATTCTACTTGTCCTTTGAGAACTCCATTCACAGAGACTATTTCACTGAGAAGTTGTTCAATCCTTTAGCGCTCGGTACGGTTCCTGTTGTACTTGGCCCGCCCAGATATAACTATGAAGAGTTCATACCTAAAGATGCCTTCATCCATGTGGATGATTTCCCATCTCCCAAGGAACTGGCAGATCACCTTAAACTCTTGGACCAAAACGAGGAACAGTACAAACAGTTTTTCAGCTGGAGAAAACATTTTGTTTCAATAGGTTCATCATTTGGGCTTGAACATGCATGTAGGATTTGTGATTATCTTAAAAGGAATAAGCACTATATAGCCATTAACGATCTTGAAGGGTGGTTCTGGGGTTAATGCGATTGTTCACCCACTAATgaatattctgttattaattattcaggTCATAACTAACTCCTGAGACCCTCGTTCGTCTtcagaaaacaaatgaagatattttagataaaatcctGGAGCTCTCAGACTCTCTCAAGGGTCTCGAAAAATGTCCATAAAGGAACCAATAATAttatcaaaacattccatgtgactacTTTTATGAAGCTACAAGAATGCACCAAAATTAACTGATAGATTGTATTCACCAATGTTTCTATTCAGCCTACTTTCATAAACATGTCTTTAAATATGCAGAAGAAACTGTTCAACAAAATTATTTCAGTATATCATTTCAGCACATATAAGAATTCTTGTATGTAAACTTACAATTAAACTACTGATATCAAATAAAATGCTTTTCGTAACATTTGCTGGAACTTTCAGGACCCTTTTTGTCTATAGAGAgtcagagagctccaggatttcatctaaaatatcttcatttgtgttacgAAGATAAACAAAGCTCTCAGGGGGTTTGGAACAATATGAGGGGAattattaatgacagaattttcatttttgggtgaacttaccCTTTAAGAGTTGGCGATACTAGAGTGTCTGGATAGATACTCGAGTTTTAAAGCATTATGGGTTTTAGGAAAAAtgatcagttttattgccaagtacTGTGAGTTTACAAGAACAAGGTATTTGTCTTGATGTATTAGTGCGATCAcagtataataaacaaattaagatgataataataataataatgccaaatttggaataaaattaaatataggaAAATACACAGAGACATGTtggaaatgcaaaaaaaaaatacgtTGCACTAATATTCTAGCGTACGCTAGTTAAAGTCTGCAAATACATGCTTtaaagtagggctgggtgatttatCAAAGGCAATGTCATTCCCATTTTATCAGGAAAACTGGTGTTCCGGCTGTGGAAGAAGCTTTGCTTAGAACGCACTTCAATCCACTCACTTCTATTTGACCttctaatattaaaaataatggaTCAACAAAACTGCATCAAAATTATTACACGAATATCAaacaaaattcattaaaaaaaaaagaatctttcaacaaaaatgcatgaagtggtcaaaaattatGTCTGACCCACTTCTTTTCCTCCGACCTACTGCTGTCCCATTTACCAAGCCTTTAGGAGGCTCACAACCAACAATGCAAACACTTTAATCTTCTGTCTATAAAAGCTATGGGGCATTTCCTGGGTTTCCTCTTTATGGGTATTTGGAGTTTTCACAAAAGAGCGCACTGTAGCCTTCAGAGGAGGTTTGTAGTGATCGCAGAACAATGTTTCACGGATAAGATATGCAGGATAATCACAGCTTTGATTTATTGCGTTTGCGATTTCATTGTGATTTATGACCCAGCCCTACATTAAAAACATCAAATGAAGGATAATTTCAAATCCTGACTGAACTAATAAATACAAATCCagccaataaaatatattttttaagctgAAGTCAGGCTTTTATTAAAAAGCTTAGAGTCAAGAAAAGataaatctgtgaaacgggtTACTAAATAATTCCTTGAAGCTGCTTGAATTTTTGttacacattaaaaatgtataaatgtacatCTCTTAACTGTATAAAGCAGTTACAGTATGtgtat
This DNA window, taken from Danio aesculapii chromosome 19, fDanAes4.1, whole genome shotgun sequence, encodes the following:
- the ft1 gene encoding alpha(1,3)fucosyltransferase gene 1, which gives rise to MDKITLTPPTKTTQKVIIAIFMLLSFVCIFSVYYNPNTTFFKFPAVDVHTNSSCTETCLNVLKMQNYECIIKYPSDNPSTTPALNPAQAAAKKDDQETILLIWVYPFGARFDLGVCGSQYNIHGCHLTDDRSLIQQAHGVMFHHKDLSADLPQPPRPAFQKWIWWNMESPSNSHPNSLINDRFNLTSSFRKDSDIPVPYGRLIDATDEQKNFTIPKKDKLVCWIVSNFQEHHKRSQYYNELVKHIKVEAYGGHFNNRINDEDYENVVSSCKFYLSFENSIHRDYFTEKLFNPLALGTVPVVLGPPRYNYEEFIPKDAFIHVDDFPSPKELADHLKLLDQNEEQYKQFFSWRKHFVSIGSSFGLEHACRICDYLKRNKHYIAINDLEGWFWG